DNA from Mesotoga sp. Brook.08.105.5.1:
AACAGATGACGACGAACTCGCAGCATTCTGCAAAAGTTACAGAGTCCACGGCTCACCCGTGAAATATGTTCACAAAATGATAGGCATAAACTCTAGACTTGACGAACTCCAGGCAATAGTTCTGAATATAAAACTTAAACACCTGGAAGAATACGAAAGAAGAAGAATTGAAATAGCCGAGAAGTATCAAGCCGAGATGATAAAGAACGGCTTGAACGTTGTATGTTGTAGGTTGTCGGTTGTGGGTAAAGATAAGTCTCTTTCGAACAACGCACAACCCACAACCCACAACGATGTCGTAATTCACTGCCCCTCTGTTCCTTATTCGGCGGACGGTGAACAGGCGACGGCTAACGATTATCGCTTCTCTCACGTCTTCCATCAGTACGTGGTGAGATTAGAAGGCTTCAGCAGAGAAGAGAGAGACAGACTGAGAGATTATCTCGCCAGTAACGGTATCGGCACATCGATCTACTATCCCATGGGCCTTCACCAGCAGAAGTGCTTTGAGTACCTCGGTTATAGGACGGGGGGATTTCCCGTGACCGAGAAGGCCTGTGAAGAGACACTTGCCCTGCCGATATTCCCTGAAATGAGAGATGAAGAAATCAAATACGTGGTCGAAAGAATTGCTGAATTTGTCTCGAACGAGAGATAAGAGAGAAAGACCATTGACGAGAGTGCGCTTCGCGCAGGAGAAATGATCTTCAGAAAAGAAGACTGACAACAAAAATACTCTGAAAACATGACCGAGGTGTTGTGGCTTGTTGGGGAACGAGAAGGCACTGGGTATTTGGGAGAAGAAACTTGGAACGTCTGCACTTGCCAGTTTTTGCAGATTCTTGTTCTTGCATTTATTTCTAGAAGGTGCAAACGGAATTCTATATAGGGCTTCCTGAAAAAGCACACA
Protein-coding regions in this window:
- a CDS encoding DegT/DnrJ/EryC1/StrS family aminotransferase translates to MHIPLFDLTRQYNELREEVLQEIDEALLGGRVILGEAVRELEQSVADLIGAKHAIGVANGSDALLIAVAALGIGPGDYVITTPYTFFATVSCITRNGATPLFTDIDPVTYNIDLDKVEELLQTHPEREKIKAIIPVHLFGQSMNLERLQNIREIYGVKIIEDCAQSIGSRWNHPDGSTIMTGSIGDLSTFSFFPTKNLGAYGDGGMITTDDDELAAFCKSYRVHGSPVKYVHKMIGINSRLDELQAIVLNIKLKHLEEYERRRIEIAEKYQAEMIKNGLNVVCCRLSVVGKDKSLSNNAQPTTHNDVVIHCPSVPYSADGEQATANDYRFSHVFHQYVVRLEGFSREERDRLRDYLASNGIGTSIYYPMGLHQQKCFEYLGYRTGGFPVTEKACEETLALPIFPEMRDEEIKYVVERIAEFVSNER